A single window of Pseudarthrobacter defluvii DNA harbors:
- the hpaH gene encoding 2-oxo-hept-4-ene-1,7-dioate hydratase yields the protein MLEPTTIEAIADELVEAGRTRTPVPRLTARYPEMTVEDSYAVQQLWRRRNEDAGRTLVGRKIGLTSKAMQAATGITEPDYGAIFDDMVLETGCSVEWDRYTHPRVEVELAFVLKDGLKGPGVTIFDVLKATDYVVPALEILDSRIEMEGRTIVDTISDNAAMGAMVIGGNPVKPDAVDLRWVSAILYKNQTVEETGVAAGVLDHPANGVHWLANKIAAHGDSLKAGDIILAGSFTRPLWVYKGDTVHADYGPLGVVTCRFE from the coding sequence ATGCTGGAGCCGACGACGATTGAGGCCATCGCGGACGAACTGGTGGAAGCCGGCCGGACCCGCACCCCTGTCCCCCGCCTGACCGCCCGCTACCCGGAGATGACGGTGGAGGACTCCTACGCGGTGCAGCAGCTGTGGCGCCGCCGGAACGAGGACGCCGGCCGGACCCTGGTGGGGCGCAAGATCGGCCTCACGTCCAAGGCCATGCAGGCTGCCACCGGCATCACCGAACCGGACTACGGCGCCATCTTCGACGACATGGTGCTGGAAACCGGCTGCTCCGTGGAGTGGGACCGGTACACGCATCCGCGGGTGGAGGTGGAACTGGCGTTCGTCCTTAAGGACGGGCTGAAGGGCCCGGGCGTCACCATCTTCGATGTCCTGAAGGCCACCGACTACGTGGTTCCGGCCCTCGAAATCCTGGACTCCAGGATCGAGATGGAGGGCCGGACCATCGTGGACACCATCTCGGACAACGCCGCGATGGGTGCCATGGTGATCGGCGGCAACCCGGTCAAGCCGGACGCCGTGGACCTCCGCTGGGTCTCCGCCATCCTGTACAAGAACCAGACCGTGGAGGAAACCGGTGTGGCCGCCGGAGTCCTGGACCACCCTGCCAACGGGGTCCACTGGCTGGCCAACAAGATCGCCGCCCATGGTGACTCTTTGAAGGCTGGGGATATCATCCTGGCGGGGTCCTTCACCCGTCCCCTGTGGGTCTACAAGGGCGACACCGTGCACGCGGACTACGGCCCCCTGGGAGTTGTGACATGCCGTTTCGAGTAG
- the hpaD gene encoding 3,4-dihydroxyphenylacetate 2,3-dioxygenase, with product MTNFVPTPTVPAPDIVRCAYMEIVVTDLAKSREFYVDVLGLHVTEEDENNIYLRSLEEFIHHNLVLRKGPVAAVAAFAYRVKSPAEVDAAEAYYKELGCRVERRKEGFTKGIGDSVRVEDPLGFPYEFFYEVEHVERLTQRYDLYSAGELVRLDHFNQVTPDVPKGRKYLEDLGFRVSEDIKDSDGVTYAAWMHRKQTVHDTALTGGNGPRMHHVAFATHEKHNIIQICDKMGALRISDRIERGPGRHGVSNAFYLYILDPDGHRIEIYTQDYYTGDPDNPTITWDVHDNQRRDWWGNPVVPSWYTEGSLVLDLDGNPQPVIVREEKSEMAVTVGADGFSYTRKPEGEAAEGFKLGVQV from the coding sequence ATGACCAACTTCGTCCCCACCCCCACCGTCCCGGCACCGGACATCGTCCGCTGCGCCTACATGGAAATCGTGGTCACGGACCTCGCCAAGTCCCGTGAGTTCTACGTGGACGTCCTGGGCCTGCACGTCACCGAAGAAGACGAGAACAACATCTACCTGCGCTCCCTGGAAGAGTTCATCCACCACAACCTGGTGCTGCGCAAGGGTCCCGTCGCCGCCGTCGCGGCCTTCGCCTACCGCGTGAAGTCCCCCGCCGAGGTGGACGCCGCCGAGGCCTACTACAAGGAGCTCGGCTGCCGGGTGGAGCGCCGCAAGGAAGGCTTCACCAAGGGCATCGGTGACTCGGTCCGCGTGGAGGACCCGCTGGGCTTCCCCTACGAGTTCTTCTACGAGGTGGAGCACGTGGAGCGCCTCACCCAGCGCTACGACCTCTACTCCGCCGGTGAACTGGTCCGTTTGGACCACTTCAACCAGGTGACCCCGGACGTCCCCAAGGGCCGGAAGTACCTGGAGGACCTGGGCTTCCGCGTCTCCGAGGACATCAAGGATTCCGACGGCGTCACCTATGCCGCCTGGATGCACCGCAAGCAGACCGTCCACGACACCGCCCTCACCGGCGGCAACGGCCCGCGCATGCACCACGTCGCGTTCGCCACCCACGAGAAGCACAACATCATCCAGATCTGCGACAAGATGGGCGCCCTGCGCATCAGCGACCGGATCGAACGCGGCCCCGGACGGCACGGCGTGTCCAACGCCTTCTACCTCTACATCCTGGACCCGGACGGCCACCGCATCGAGATCTACACCCAGGACTACTACACCGGCGACCCCGACAACCCCACCATCACCTGGGACGTCCACGACAACCAGCGCCGCGACTGGTGGGGCAACCCCGTGGTCCCGTCCTGGTACACCGAGGGTTCCCTGGTCCTGGACCTGGACGGCAACCCGCAGCCGGTCATCGTCCGCGAGGAAAAGTCCGAGATGGCCGTGACCGTGGGCGCCGACGGCTTCTCCTACACCCGCAAGCCGGAGGGTGAAGCTGCCGAGGGCTTCAAGCTGGGAGTCCAGGTCTAA
- a CDS encoding FAD-binding monooxygenase: MQFHHHGYVSGDPRVQPAAGVGLNRPEELPDEVDVLIVGTGPAGMLAAAQLSMFPNVTARIIERRPGRLAIGQADGIQARSVETFQAFGFAERIIAEAYRITEMAFWKPDPANHANIIRTARAVDDEMGISEFPHLIVNQARVLDYFAEYAANSPTRLKPDYGYDFQGLTVANEGEYPVTVTLRHTAGPDEGQDRIVRAKYVVGADGARSKVRQAIGCTMAGDQANHAWGVMDVLAVTDFPDIRTKCAIQGAKGSILHIPREGGHLFRMYVDLGEVDPNSHHSVRDTSIEEIIAKANDILHPYTLDVRNVAWHSVYEVGHRLTDRFDDVLPAERGTRTPRVFITGDACHTHSAKAGQGMNVSMQDGFNIAWKLGHVLEGRSPESLLSTYSEERQVVAKNLIDFDKEWSTMMAKKPEEFEHPSDLEDFYVQTAEFPAGFMTQYTPSLIVGSTDHQDLATGFPVGKRFKSAPVVRVGDTNPLHLGHHATADGRWRIYVFADPALPGTNSATDMLAEWFVNSPESPLAATPAGADPDAWFDLKVIYQQPHTAVDINAVPAVFKPLVGPFKLTDYEKVYATDPKADIFDLRGLDRSGVVVVVRPDQYVANVLPLTATAELGAFFTPLLKAAPAAPRQAVAAASR; this comes from the coding sequence GTGCAGTTCCACCACCACGGATACGTATCCGGTGACCCGCGTGTCCAGCCGGCAGCCGGCGTCGGCCTTAACCGCCCCGAGGAACTTCCCGACGAAGTGGACGTCCTCATCGTGGGCACCGGCCCTGCCGGCATGCTCGCCGCGGCGCAGCTCTCCATGTTCCCCAACGTAACCGCCCGCATTATCGAACGCCGCCCGGGCCGGCTCGCAATCGGGCAGGCCGACGGCATCCAGGCGCGCAGCGTGGAGACGTTCCAGGCCTTCGGCTTTGCGGAGCGGATCATCGCCGAGGCGTACCGCATCACCGAAATGGCCTTCTGGAAGCCGGATCCCGCCAACCACGCGAACATCATCCGGACTGCCCGCGCCGTGGATGACGAGATGGGCATCAGCGAATTCCCGCACCTGATCGTCAACCAGGCCCGCGTCCTGGACTACTTCGCCGAATATGCCGCAAATTCACCCACACGGCTTAAGCCCGACTACGGCTACGACTTCCAGGGCCTCACCGTGGCCAATGAGGGCGAGTATCCCGTCACGGTGACACTCCGCCATACGGCCGGACCCGACGAAGGTCAGGACCGGATTGTCCGGGCCAAGTACGTGGTGGGTGCCGACGGCGCCCGCAGCAAGGTGCGCCAGGCGATCGGCTGCACGATGGCCGGGGACCAGGCCAATCATGCCTGGGGCGTCATGGACGTTCTTGCCGTCACCGACTTCCCGGACATCCGGACCAAGTGCGCCATCCAGGGTGCCAAAGGCAGCATCCTGCACATTCCGCGGGAGGGCGGCCACCTGTTCCGCATGTACGTGGACCTGGGCGAAGTGGATCCCAACAGCCACCACTCCGTGCGGGACACCTCCATCGAGGAGATTATTGCCAAGGCCAATGACATCCTGCACCCTTACACCCTGGACGTGCGGAACGTGGCCTGGCACAGCGTCTACGAGGTGGGCCACCGGCTCACGGACAGGTTCGACGACGTCCTGCCGGCGGAACGCGGCACCCGCACACCCCGGGTCTTCATCACCGGCGACGCCTGCCACACCCACAGCGCCAAGGCCGGCCAGGGCATGAACGTCTCCATGCAGGACGGGTTCAACATCGCCTGGAAGCTGGGGCATGTCCTGGAGGGCCGCAGCCCGGAGAGCCTGCTGAGCACCTACTCCGAGGAGCGCCAGGTAGTGGCGAAGAACCTGATCGACTTCGACAAGGAATGGTCCACCATGATGGCCAAGAAGCCGGAGGAGTTCGAACACCCCTCCGACCTTGAAGACTTCTACGTGCAGACCGCCGAATTCCCTGCCGGCTTCATGACGCAGTACACGCCGTCCCTGATCGTTGGCAGCACCGACCACCAGGACCTGGCCACCGGGTTCCCGGTGGGCAAGCGCTTCAAGTCCGCACCCGTGGTCCGGGTGGGGGACACCAACCCCCTCCATCTTGGCCACCACGCCACCGCCGACGGCCGCTGGCGGATCTACGTCTTCGCTGACCCCGCCCTGCCGGGCACCAACTCGGCAACGGACATGCTCGCCGAGTGGTTCGTGAACTCGCCGGAGTCCCCGCTGGCCGCCACCCCTGCCGGCGCCGACCCGGACGCGTGGTTCGACCTGAAGGTCATCTACCAGCAGCCGCACACCGCCGTCGACATCAATGCCGTGCCCGCCGTCTTCAAGCCGCTGGTGGGCCCGTTCAAGCTGACCGACTACGAGAAGGTGTACGCCACGGATCCCAAGGCGGACATTTTCGACCTCCGCGGCCTGGACCGCAGCGGCGTTGTGGTGGTGGTCCGCCCGGACCAGTACGTGGCCAATGTCCTGCCGCTGACGGCAACCGCGGAGCTGGGCGCGTTCTTCACGCCGCTGCTGAAGGCCGCCCCCGCGGCACCGCGTCAGGCCGTGGCGGCGGCGAGCCGGTAG
- a CDS encoding GntR family transcriptional regulator, which translates to MSEATMVAGSKSEQAYQAVKARIVEGIYTPGYRLVLGSIAKDLGFSVVPVREAIRRLEAEGLVTFERNVGATVAGIDPTEYLYTMQTLSIVEGAATALSAPLIDPAAVARARAVNEEMRECLDHFDPVRFTQLNQDFHSVLFEHCPNPHILDLVHRGWNRLAAIRSSTFRFVPGRARESVDEHENLLKLIETGADAEQIEKAARLHRSATLDAYLAQAKHQ; encoded by the coding sequence ATGAGTGAGGCCACCATGGTTGCCGGCAGCAAGTCCGAGCAGGCCTACCAGGCCGTCAAGGCCCGGATCGTGGAAGGCATCTACACCCCCGGCTACCGGCTGGTCCTGGGCTCCATCGCCAAGGACCTGGGGTTCAGCGTGGTCCCCGTCCGCGAAGCCATCCGGCGGCTGGAAGCCGAAGGCCTGGTGACGTTCGAACGCAACGTGGGCGCCACCGTGGCCGGCATTGATCCCACCGAATACCTCTACACCATGCAGACCCTCAGCATCGTGGAAGGCGCCGCCACAGCGCTGTCCGCCCCGCTGATCGATCCCGCAGCCGTGGCCAGGGCCCGCGCCGTGAATGAAGAGATGCGCGAGTGCCTGGACCACTTCGACCCCGTCCGGTTCACGCAGCTCAACCAGGACTTCCACAGCGTCCTGTTCGAGCACTGCCCCAACCCGCACATCCTGGACCTGGTGCACCGCGGCTGGAACCGGCTCGCAGCCATCCGGTCCTCCACGTTCCGCTTCGTCCCGGGCCGCGCCCGCGAGTCCGTGGATGAACACGAAAACCTGCTGAAGCTCATCGAAACCGGAGCCGACGCAGAGCAGATCGAAAAAGCCGCCAGGCTCCACCGCTCGGCAACCCTTGACGCATATCTCGCCCAAGCAAAGCACCAGTAA
- a CDS encoding alpha-amylase family glycosyl hydrolase: MQETVNEDQQARRHVLSAVSRERGLRPDPDFDRRLEDRFPTLRSLFHSLYGDRNDWLAQLTDLVLQCARSWQDRPTALKALDAEREGNPDWFQANRMLGGVCYVDRYAESLEGVRTRIPYFKELGLTYLHLMPLFLAPEPHSDGGYAVSSYRQVNPKLGTMEQLRSLAAELKDNGISLVVDFIFNHTSDEHQWARKAAGGDPEFSDYYWIFPDRTMPDAFEADVREIFPENHSGSFIQMDDGRWVWATFHTYQWDLNYSNPEVFRAMAGEMLFLANQGVDILRMDAVAFIWKQLGTPCENLPQAHTLLRAFNAVCRLAAPSLLFKSEAIVHPDEVALYIDPKECQLSYNPLQMALIWESLATRDVSLLGQALERRHNIPDGTAWVNYVRSHDDIGWTFADEDAAELGINGFDHRRFLNSFYVNRFPGSFARGVPFQDNPKTGDCRISGTTASLCGMEVDPAEAVERILLAHSVPFSTGGIPLLYLGDEVGQVNDYGYASEPGHEEDSRWVHRPHFPAEQYARRLDPSTPEGAVYAGLKRMIEVRAATPELAGTTLIDFGTNNRSVLAYQRPGESGDSTVLALANFSDSAQPLPAETFGGFSPAAVDLLSEAALQLDDGVTLLPRQYLWLRVTPA, translated from the coding sequence ATGCAGGAAACGGTCAACGAGGATCAGCAGGCACGCCGGCACGTGCTGTCCGCCGTGTCCCGGGAACGGGGGCTGCGCCCGGACCCGGATTTCGACCGGCGCCTCGAGGATCGCTTTCCCACGCTCCGCAGCCTGTTCCACTCCCTCTACGGCGACCGCAATGACTGGCTGGCCCAGCTGACGGACCTGGTCCTCCAATGCGCGCGGTCCTGGCAGGACCGCCCAACGGCGTTGAAGGCCCTGGATGCGGAGCGGGAAGGCAACCCGGACTGGTTCCAGGCCAACCGCATGCTCGGCGGCGTCTGCTACGTGGACCGCTACGCGGAAAGCCTGGAAGGGGTCCGGACCCGCATCCCGTACTTCAAGGAACTGGGCCTGACCTACCTGCACCTCATGCCCCTGTTCCTGGCGCCGGAACCACACTCGGACGGCGGCTACGCGGTCTCCAGCTACCGCCAGGTCAACCCGAAGCTGGGCACCATGGAACAGTTGCGTTCCCTGGCAGCCGAGCTGAAGGACAACGGGATCAGCCTGGTGGTGGACTTCATCTTCAACCACACCTCGGACGAGCACCAGTGGGCCCGCAAGGCAGCCGGCGGGGACCCCGAATTCAGCGACTACTACTGGATCTTCCCGGACCGGACCATGCCGGACGCCTTCGAGGCGGACGTCCGCGAAATCTTTCCCGAGAACCACTCCGGGTCCTTCATCCAGATGGATGACGGCCGCTGGGTGTGGGCCACATTCCACACGTACCAGTGGGACCTGAACTACTCCAACCCGGAGGTCTTCCGGGCCATGGCAGGAGAGATGCTGTTCCTGGCCAACCAGGGGGTGGACATCCTGCGCATGGACGCAGTGGCGTTCATCTGGAAACAGCTGGGCACCCCATGCGAGAACCTGCCGCAGGCGCATACCCTGCTCCGGGCCTTCAACGCCGTGTGCCGGCTGGCCGCGCCGTCGCTGCTGTTCAAGTCCGAGGCCATCGTGCACCCGGACGAGGTGGCGCTCTACATCGACCCCAAAGAATGCCAGCTCTCCTACAACCCCCTGCAGATGGCTCTTATTTGGGAATCCCTGGCCACCCGGGACGTCTCGCTGCTGGGCCAGGCCCTGGAACGCCGGCACAACATCCCGGACGGCACGGCGTGGGTGAACTACGTGCGCAGCCACGACGACATCGGCTGGACCTTCGCCGACGAAGACGCCGCCGAGCTGGGCATCAACGGCTTCGACCACCGCCGGTTCCTGAACTCCTTCTACGTCAACCGCTTCCCCGGCAGCTTCGCCCGCGGCGTCCCCTTCCAGGACAACCCCAAGACAGGTGACTGCCGGATTTCCGGCACGACGGCGTCCCTGTGCGGCATGGAGGTTGACCCGGCTGAGGCGGTGGAACGGATCCTCCTGGCCCACTCGGTGCCGTTCAGCACCGGCGGCATCCCGCTGCTGTACCTGGGCGACGAGGTGGGGCAGGTCAACGACTACGGCTACGCGTCCGAGCCCGGGCACGAGGAGGACAGCCGCTGGGTGCACCGGCCACACTTCCCCGCGGAGCAGTACGCCCGCCGCCTGGATCCCTCCACACCGGAGGGTGCAGTGTACGCCGGGCTGAAGCGGATGATCGAGGTCCGGGCTGCCACCCCGGAACTGGCCGGGACCACGTTGATCGATTTCGGCACCAACAACCGCTCGGTCCTCGCCTACCAGCGGCCCGGCGAGTCCGGGGACAGCACGGTTTTGGCCCTCGCCAACTTCAGTGACTCCGCCCAGCCCCTTCCGGCGGAAACATTCGGCGGATTCTCCCCTGCCGCCGTCGACCTTCTCTCCGAAGCAGCCCTGCAGCTGGACGACGGCGTGACGCTCCTTCCCCGGCAATACCTCTGGCTGCGCGTCACGCCGGCGTAG
- the hpaE gene encoding 5-carboxymethyl-2-hydroxymuconate semialdehyde dehydrogenase, with product MTTSVETSKHYVPEDLPTHIQHYINGQFVDSVGGKTFDVLDPVSNRNYATAAAGQKEDIDLAVAAAREAFVNGPWPKMKPRERARILNKIADAVEAQEARLAELETFDTGLPITQAKGQALRAAENFRFFADLIVAQFDDAMKVPGSQINYVNRKPIGVAGLITPWNTPFMLESWKLAPALATGNTVVLKPAEFTPLSASLWATIFKDAGLPDGVFNLVNGLGEEAGDALVKHPDVPLISFTGETTTGQTIFRNAAANLKGLSMELGGKSPCVVFADADLDAAIDSALFGVFSLNGERCTAGSRILVERAIYDEFCEKYAARAKNIVVGDPHDPKTQVGALVHPEHYEKVASYVEIGKSEGRLLAGGGRPDHLSEGNYIAPTVFADVAPDARIFQEEIFGPVVAITPFENDDEALALANNTKYGLAAYIWTQNLTRAHNFSQNVEAGMVWLNSHNVRDLRTPFGGVKASGLGHEGGYRSIDFYTDQQAVHITLGTVHTPKFGA from the coding sequence ATGACGACCTCAGTAGAAACTTCCAAGCACTACGTCCCTGAGGACCTGCCCACCCACATCCAGCACTACATCAACGGCCAGTTCGTTGACTCCGTGGGCGGCAAGACCTTCGATGTCCTGGACCCGGTGTCCAACCGGAACTACGCCACCGCCGCGGCCGGCCAAAAGGAAGACATCGACCTCGCCGTCGCCGCAGCCCGCGAAGCGTTCGTGAATGGCCCCTGGCCGAAGATGAAGCCCCGCGAGCGGGCCCGGATCCTGAACAAGATCGCTGACGCCGTCGAAGCCCAGGAAGCGCGCCTCGCCGAACTGGAAACCTTCGACACCGGCCTGCCCATCACGCAGGCCAAGGGCCAGGCCCTCCGCGCCGCCGAGAACTTCCGCTTCTTCGCTGACCTGATCGTGGCCCAGTTTGATGACGCCATGAAGGTCCCGGGCTCGCAGATCAACTATGTGAACCGCAAGCCGATCGGCGTCGCGGGCCTCATCACCCCGTGGAACACCCCATTCATGCTCGAGTCCTGGAAGCTGGCCCCTGCGCTGGCCACCGGCAACACCGTGGTCCTCAAGCCGGCCGAGTTCACGCCGCTTTCCGCGTCGCTATGGGCCACCATCTTCAAGGACGCCGGCCTTCCCGACGGCGTCTTCAACCTGGTCAACGGCCTGGGCGAGGAAGCCGGCGACGCGCTGGTGAAGCACCCGGACGTCCCGCTGATCTCCTTCACCGGCGAGACCACCACCGGCCAGACGATCTTCCGGAACGCCGCCGCCAACCTCAAGGGCCTCTCCATGGAGCTTGGCGGCAAGTCCCCGTGCGTCGTTTTCGCGGACGCCGACCTGGACGCCGCCATCGATTCCGCCCTGTTCGGCGTCTTCTCCCTCAACGGCGAACGCTGCACGGCCGGCTCCCGCATCCTGGTTGAGCGCGCCATCTATGACGAGTTCTGCGAGAAGTACGCCGCCCGCGCAAAGAACATCGTGGTAGGCGATCCGCACGACCCCAAGACCCAGGTGGGCGCCCTGGTCCACCCCGAGCACTATGAGAAGGTGGCATCCTACGTTGAGATCGGCAAGTCCGAAGGCCGGCTCCTGGCCGGCGGCGGCCGCCCCGACCACCTGTCCGAAGGCAACTACATTGCACCCACGGTGTTTGCCGACGTCGCGCCTGACGCCCGGATCTTCCAGGAGGAAATCTTCGGACCGGTGGTGGCCATCACCCCGTTCGAAAACGACGACGAGGCCCTCGCCCTGGCGAACAACACCAAGTACGGCTTGGCCGCCTACATCTGGACCCAGAACCTTACCCGCGCCCACAACTTCTCGCAGAATGTCGAGGCCGGCATGGTGTGGTTGAACAGCCACAACGTCCGGGACCTGCGCACCCCGTTCGGCGGCGTCAAGGCTTCCGGGCTCGGCCACGAGGGCGGCTACCGCTCCATCGACTTCTACACCGACCAGCAGGCCGTGCACATCACGCTCGGTACCGTCCACACCCCCAAATTCGGCGCCTAA
- a CDS encoding prephenate dehydratase codes for MASKIAYQGEPGANSNIACQQMFPDMESVPCASFEDAFELVTSGEAELAMIPIENSIAGRVADIHILLPQSNLQIVGEYFLPIHFDLLGIPGSTIEGATEVHSHIHALGQCRKLIREHGLKPVIAGDTAGSAREVAEWNDPRKLSLAPPLAADIYGLKVLASRVEDDPSNTTRFVVLAREKALPARDELPEPAVTSFVFRVRNVPSALYKALGGFATNGVNMTRLESYMVGNEFAATMFMADVEGHPEDLPLKLALEELDFFTTEVRILGVYAAADYRLAAATA; via the coding sequence ATGGCCTCCAAGATTGCGTACCAGGGTGAGCCCGGCGCCAACTCCAATATCGCGTGTCAGCAGATGTTCCCGGACATGGAAAGCGTGCCGTGCGCCAGTTTCGAGGATGCCTTTGAGCTGGTGACCAGCGGCGAGGCGGAGCTGGCCATGATCCCCATCGAGAACTCGATCGCCGGCCGGGTGGCGGACATCCACATCCTGCTGCCGCAGTCCAACCTGCAGATCGTAGGCGAGTACTTCCTGCCTATCCATTTCGACCTGCTGGGCATCCCGGGCAGCACCATTGAAGGCGCCACGGAGGTCCACAGCCACATCCACGCGCTGGGCCAGTGCCGGAAGCTGATCCGCGAGCACGGCCTCAAGCCCGTCATCGCCGGAGACACAGCGGGTTCGGCCAGGGAGGTGGCGGAATGGAACGATCCCCGCAAGCTCTCCCTCGCTCCCCCGCTGGCCGCCGACATCTACGGCCTGAAGGTCCTGGCCTCCCGGGTGGAGGACGACCCCTCCAACACCACCCGCTTCGTGGTCCTGGCGCGCGAAAAGGCACTGCCGGCCCGGGACGAACTTCCCGAACCGGCAGTCACCAGCTTTGTGTTCCGCGTGCGCAACGTCCCGTCCGCCCTGTACAAGGCACTGGGCGGCTTCGCCACCAACGGCGTGAACATGACCCGGCTGGAAAGCTACATGGTGGGCAACGAGTTCGCCGCCACCATGTTCATGGCTGACGTCGAAGGCCACCCCGAGGACCTGCCGCTGAAGCTGGCCCTCGAGGAACTGGACTTCTTCACCACCGAGGTGCGGATCCTCGGCGTGTACGCCGCGGCCGACTACCGGCTCGCCGCCGCCACGGCCTGA
- a CDS encoding fumarylacetoacetate hydrolase family protein, with product MEQVNGDTLAAARKVIAVHINYPSRAAQRGRTPAQPSYFLKPSSSLALGGSPVERPAGCELLGYEGEIALVIGKAARRVSIEDAWNHVAAVTASNDLGVYDLRWADKGSNLRSKGGDGFTPVGPALIPADAVDPAKLRIRTWHNGDLVQDDTTGDLLFPFARLVADLSQLLTLEEGDIILTGTPAGASVAKPGDVLEVEVETIDGGLSTGLLVTTVEEGTTAFADFGARPKVDDLQREEAYGSREAAGLAAVGPVLTPELKAKLESVATATLSSQMRKRGLNNVSIDGLQTTRPDRRVVGLARTLRYVPNREDLFKTHGGGFNAQKKAIDSVNEGEILVMEARGEKGTGTVGDILALRAQVRGAAAIITDGGVRDYSAVADLEMPTYFANPHPAVLGRRHIPWDTDITIACGGATVQPGDIIVADSDGILVIPPAIAEELVEDCIQQEKEETFIFEMVKQGNSVDGLYPMNAEWQAKYKEWAGTNE from the coding sequence TTGGAGCAGGTCAACGGCGACACCCTGGCGGCAGCACGCAAGGTGATCGCAGTGCACATCAACTACCCCAGCCGGGCCGCCCAGCGGGGCCGCACCCCGGCGCAGCCGTCCTACTTCCTCAAGCCTTCCAGCTCGCTGGCACTGGGCGGAAGCCCCGTTGAGCGGCCCGCCGGCTGCGAACTGCTCGGCTACGAGGGCGAGATCGCCCTGGTGATCGGCAAGGCCGCCCGCCGTGTTTCGATTGAGGACGCCTGGAACCACGTCGCGGCCGTCACCGCCAGCAACGACCTCGGCGTGTACGACCTGCGCTGGGCGGACAAGGGCTCCAACCTCCGGTCCAAGGGCGGCGACGGGTTCACCCCCGTGGGCCCGGCACTGATCCCGGCAGACGCCGTCGACCCCGCCAAACTGCGCATCCGCACCTGGCACAACGGGGACCTGGTCCAGGACGACACCACCGGGGACCTGCTCTTCCCGTTCGCCCGGCTCGTCGCGGACCTCTCCCAGCTCCTCACGCTCGAGGAAGGTGACATCATCCTCACCGGCACCCCTGCCGGTGCCTCGGTCGCCAAGCCGGGCGACGTGCTGGAAGTGGAAGTGGAGACGATCGACGGTGGCCTGTCCACCGGCCTGCTGGTCACCACCGTTGAGGAAGGCACGACGGCGTTCGCGGACTTTGGTGCCCGGCCCAAGGTCGATGACCTGCAGCGGGAGGAAGCCTACGGTTCCCGTGAAGCCGCGGGGCTTGCCGCCGTCGGGCCTGTTCTGACCCCGGAATTGAAAGCCAAGCTGGAGTCCGTTGCCACCGCCACCCTGTCCTCCCAGATGCGCAAGCGGGGCCTTAACAACGTCAGCATCGACGGACTGCAGACCACCCGTCCGGACCGCCGCGTGGTGGGCCTGGCCCGCACTCTCCGCTACGTCCCCAACCGCGAGGACCTGTTCAAGACCCACGGCGGCGGCTTCAACGCCCAGAAGAAGGCCATCGACTCCGTGAACGAAGGCGAAATCCTGGTCATGGAAGCCCGCGGTGAAAAGGGAACCGGCACTGTGGGCGACATCCTGGCCCTCCGTGCCCAGGTCCGCGGTGCCGCGGCCATCATCACCGACGGCGGCGTCCGCGACTACTCCGCCGTGGCGGACCTGGAGATGCCCACCTACTTCGCCAATCCGCATCCGGCCGTGCTGGGCCGCCGCCACATCCCGTGGGACACGGACATCACCATCGCGTGCGGCGGGGCCACCGTCCAGCCCGGCGACATCATCGTGGCCGATTCCGACGGCATCCTGGTGATCCCCCCGGCCATCGCCGAAGAACTGGTGGAGGACTGCATCCAGCAGGAGAAGGAGGAAACCTTCATCTTCGAGATGGTCAAGCAGGGTAACAGCGTGGACGGCCTCTACCCCATGAACGCCGAATGGCAGGCAAAGTACAAGGAATGGGCAGGCACCAATGAGTGA